In Salinisphaera sp. LB1, one genomic interval encodes:
- a CDS encoding Fur family transcriptional regulator — translation MSRYPDAITAELRERGLRVTAPRHAVLDWLVSHPHATVEQVHQGVSERLGAISKQAVYDVLSACVTADLVRQIKPAGHPARFERRTGDNHHHLVCRGCGRVADTDCHTGDAPCLTPSHDEGFDVDEAEIVFWGLCSECQSRKDSAAEPID, via the coding sequence ATGAGTCGATACCCAGACGCCATCACCGCTGAACTGCGCGAGCGCGGCCTGCGGGTCACCGCCCCGCGCCACGCCGTGCTTGACTGGCTGGTCAGCCATCCGCACGCCACCGTCGAGCAAGTACATCAAGGCGTTTCCGAACGCCTGGGCGCCATCTCGAAACAGGCCGTCTACGACGTGCTGTCGGCGTGCGTGACGGCCGATCTGGTTCGACAAATCAAACCGGCCGGCCACCCGGCCCGGTTCGAGCGGCGCACCGGGGACAATCACCATCACCTGGTATGCCGTGGCTGTGGGCGCGTCGCGGATACCGATTGTCATACCGGGGATGCCCCGTGTCTGACACCCTCGCACGACGAGGGTTTCGACGTGGATGAAGCCGAGATCGTGTTCTGGGGCCTGTGTTCCGAGTGCCAGTCTCGCAAGGATTCAGCGGCGGAGCCTATCGACTGA